GGATCTGGTGGCAATTAATCGAATCATATGGCATTAATGTATTCTATACCGCACCGACTGCCATCCGGATGTTTATGCGATATGGTGAGGACTGGCCGAATGAATATGATTTGAGTTCTCTGCGGATACTTGCATCAGTCGGAGAACCGCTCAACCCAGAAGCCTTCGAGTGGTTTTACAAGGTAATTGGCAAACAGAGATGTCCCATTATTGATACCTGGTGGCAGACAGAGACAGGAAGCCACATGATCACAACCCTTGCCGGAGAAGAGATGAAACCTGGATATGCAGGCAAACCAATTCCGGGCATCATGGCAGACGTAATTGATAAAGACGGAAATCCTGTTCCACCTCACCAGGCAGGATATCTTGCAATAACTGCTCCGTGGCCATCAATGATGCGCCATGTCCATAACGACGAGGAACGGTATAAGTCATACTGGAATACCGGCAAGCAACCGTATTACAGCACGAATGACCTCGCGATAAAAGATGAGGACGGGTATATCATGATCCTTGGCCGTTCTGATGATCTGATTATTGTGAGCGGACACAATATCGGAACAGCTGAAGTTGAAAGTGCCCTTATCTCGCACCATGCTGTTGCAGAAGCTGCAGCCATCGGTAAACCTGACGCAGTGAAAGGAAATCTCCTGAAAGTGTTTGTCATACTTATCGAAGGAAAAATCGTCAATGAAAAACTCATTCACGATCTCAAATATCATGTCAGGCAGACACTCGGGCCAATCGCAGTCCCATCTGAAATTGAATTTGTTGATTCATTACCAAAAACCAGAAGCGGAAAAATCATGCGTCGTGTCCTGAAAGCACAGGAAATGGGAATTGATCCCGGGGACATCTCAACACTGGATGAGTAATCAGGCAACCATTTATATACTTTTTAAATCCTTTTATATAATACATGAAGAGTAATCCAGAGGACTCTCTCAAAATTGAGAATATAGTAGCATCTGCAAAGGTTGCAGAATCTCTCGATCTCCAGGTAATATCATCTCAGATAAAGGATGCTGAATACAATAAAAAGAGATTTCCCGGAGTCGTCCTCAGAATGCAGGATCCAAAGATTGCAGCACTTGTATTTGGTTCCGGCAAAGTAGTGCTTACCGGTGCCAAGAGTTTAGACAGTCTCTCACGGGGTCTTGAAATACTTGGAAATCTTCTTCGGGGTCTGGGTATTGACATTCCACAGGAACTTGAATATAAAGTTCAGAATATTGTTACATCAGCAGATCTTGGGACACCAATTAATCTAAACAAAATCGCCGTCGGATTCAATCTTGACCGGATTGAATATGAACCGGAACAATTCCCAGGACTTGTCTATCGGCTTGAAGAACCAAAGGTTGTCGTGCTTTTGTTTGGATCAGGTAAACTGATAATTACCGGAGGAAAAGTAACAGAAGACGCTAAATTGGCCGTCAATAAAATATTATCAGATCTTACAAATCTGGGCCTCATCTAAAACAAAAATTCTTTTTTTAATTTATTTTTAAAAATATTAATCTATTCGATACATACAACAATGTATTTATAGTATTTTGAATAATTAAAGTTGTATTCTCGGTGACAAATATGAGAATGGAAAAAGTAATGGTCTTCACCGAAGAAGACGAAGAATTTTCAAATCTTCTAACTGAAATAGGGTTAAAACGAAATGTTGCCAAGGTTCTCATTTATCTTGCGATGACAGAAGAAGCAACCTCACGGGAGATTGAACGAAGTACTGACCTTCGCCAGCCTGAAGTTAGTATCGCCATGCGCACGCTGAAAGAGAATGAATGGATTGAAAGCCGGGAATCAAAAGCGGAAAGCAAAGGAAGACCAGTAAAAATATACCGTCTGTCAAAACCTATCACTGAAATAATGGATATAATCGAGAAAAATAAACGTGAAGAAGTGGAAAATCAATTAAAGCTGATCCAAAAAATTCGGATTCACCTTCAGAATCAGCAGATTGTTTCAAAATAACATTATTTCAGCTGATTCTTTCTTTCCAATAACTATTTTTGATTTTTCCGTAAACTCTGCAAATATTCCACAGCTCAGAACGCCAGGAATGTTGTTGATATCTGTTTCAAGAGCCAGTGGATCAGGTATTTCAGCAAATGTGCAGTCGATGATCCAGTTTCCGTTATCAGTAATCACCGGACCATCTTTTTTAACTCCCTCACGGACCACGGGGGTTCCACCCATTGCAGAGAGCATTTTTGCTGCAAGTGACGCCGCAGATGGTATCACCTCAACGGGGACAGGCGCCGATAAAGAAGGTGTCTGTTTACTCACATCAGCAACAACAACAAAAAGACGTGAAGCAGCAGCAACACACCGCTCCTGAGTCTGTGCAGCACCCCTGCCCTTTATCAGAAAACCTTTGGGATCGATCTGATCAGCACCATCAATTGCAATATCCAGCTCAGTGTAATCATGCAGCGTAGCAAGAGGAATGCCATATTCCCGTGCCCGGCACTCTGCCTGATAAGACGTTGGAATACCAACAATATTCATACCATCCCGTATCTTTTCAGCTAACCTCTCCATTGCATAAAATACCGTAGAGCCCGTTCCTAGTCCAACAACCATTCCGTCACGAACCAGTTCTGCGGCATAATACCCGGCATTTTTCTTTGATACATTCTGATCGGATTCTCCAACCGATGAGGAAGTCATGTACATGTATTAGACTCCCAACAGGTAAATGGTTAACATACCATCCCTATTTACATATACGATCCCGTGTAGCCTGAGAGATATTCCTTTGAAAAAGAACAATTGCAACCCGAAAATTGGTTCAGACACCACTGAACAGCTATACTATAAAATCTGGATAACATCTATTATCTCAGGCGCCTCTACTGAATGTGCAATATTTCAGCCACAAATTAATTGCAAAGGAGAGAACACCCACGGGACCTGATGCATACGCAACAATGGCACTATTGGCCGTTCTTTTTATCCTTCTTATTGCAACTAAATTTCCAGTCTGGGTTCTCTTTCTCGGAGCACTGACAACAGCCATGACATTCGGACTTGCATCACCCGAAGCGCTCCTGAAAGGATTTTCAAACATAGGAGTTCTCTCAGTAGCAGTTCTGTTTATGGTGGCATATGGGATGTATTCCACCGGGGCGATAATAATCATCGTTGATACATTCATGGGATTTCCGCTTACCCTGAATCAGACATTGATACGAATTCTTTTTCCCATTGGCGCAGGAAGTGCATTTCTGAATAACACACCTCTTATCGCCATGATGATACCGGTGGTCAGAGATATCACACGTACGTTAGGACTATCCGCATCGAAAATTTACATACCCTTAAGCTTTGCTTCAATTCTGGGTGGTGCAACCACCCTGATTGGAACATCAACAAACCTGATAATCGCAGGACTTGTCACCGATTACCTTGTTTTGGAAGGAGCAGGGGAACATAGCCTTCAGGAAATCGGGATGTTTACTTCCACCCCGGTAGCAGCCCCGACAGCAATAATCGGCATTCTATTTATTATTCTGACAGTCTCCCGTCTTCTTCCGGAAAAAACAGACCAAACAAATGGCAAACCTGCTTCAAAACGACTCTATGAGGCCAAATTTATTGTAGAAAAATCGGAAAGGATTAGTGGCAAAACACTGAAAGAAGCCGGATTTGCCAGACCGATTGGTTTTGAAATCAAAAATATCGAACGCCCGGAAACAGGGGACCTTACCATAACAGATGAATTGAGATTAATGGAAGGGGACATTATTACCTTCTGGACGGATAGCGATACTCTCCCCCATCTGTGGTCCAAAATTGGTTTGAGAACAGCAAATCAAACATTTGAACTCAGTAGCGACCGGCACCTGCACCATCTGGTCGAAGTTATTGTCTCACCGCGTAATCCTGCCGTTGGTAAGACAATATCACAGATTCACTCAGAGAAAACATCGGTTTTCGGTGGGAACCTTGTCGCCATATCCAGAGGGGGCAAACCGGTTGAATCTGTAAATGAAGGTACAGTCGTCCGCCAGGGAGACAATGCAATTCTTGAAGTGCAGGATACGTTTTTTTACGAAAACCGAAATG
Above is a window of Methanogenium organophilum DNA encoding:
- a CDS encoding helix-turn-helix domain-containing protein, with protein sequence MRMEKVMVFTEEDEEFSNLLTEIGLKRNVAKVLIYLAMTEEATSREIERSTDLRQPEVSIAMRTLKENEWIESRESKAESKGRPVKIYRLSKPITEIMDIIEKNKREEVENQLKLIQKIRIHLQNQQIVSK
- a CDS encoding SLC13 family permease — its product is MALLAVLFILLIATKFPVWVLFLGALTTAMTFGLASPEALLKGFSNIGVLSVAVLFMVAYGMYSTGAIIIIVDTFMGFPLTLNQTLIRILFPIGAGSAFLNNTPLIAMMIPVVRDITRTLGLSASKIYIPLSFASILGGATTLIGTSTNLIIAGLVTDYLVLEGAGEHSLQEIGMFTSTPVAAPTAIIGILFIILTVSRLLPEKTDQTNGKPASKRLYEAKFIVEKSERISGKTLKEAGFARPIGFEIKNIERPETGDLTITDELRLMEGDIITFWTDSDTLPHLWSKIGLRTANQTFELSSDRHLHHLVEVIVSPRNPAVGKTISQIHSEKTSVFGGNLVAISRGGKPVESVNEGTVVRQGDNAILEVQDTFFYENRNERWFKLIRRLRGFHIKRTDRAAVATIITACMIVTVALQWFPLINAALLAVFAMLLTGCMNIRQAIKSIDIQTIIILACAIGLESALTQTGLSGAIAATIESAGGTDPYLALTAIFIGAIIMTNIITNPAAAAFMFPIAISLAADIDVSPMPFVIVLMLGCSYAFINPAGYQTNIMVFEPGGYSTRDYIRTGLPLTILVGALTLLLTPVYFPFAG
- a CDS encoding TATA-box-binding protein — translated: MKSNPEDSLKIENIVASAKVAESLDLQVISSQIKDAEYNKKRFPGVVLRMQDPKIAALVFGSGKVVLTGAKSLDSLSRGLEILGNLLRGLGIDIPQELEYKVQNIVTSADLGTPINLNKIAVGFNLDRIEYEPEQFPGLVYRLEEPKVVVLLFGSGKLIITGGKVTEDAKLAVNKILSDLTNLGLI
- the rpiA gene encoding ribose-5-phosphate isomerase RpiA, which translates into the protein MYMTSSSVGESDQNVSKKNAGYYAAELVRDGMVVGLGTGSTVFYAMERLAEKIRDGMNIVGIPTSYQAECRAREYGIPLATLHDYTELDIAIDGADQIDPKGFLIKGRGAAQTQERCVAAASRLFVVVADVSKQTPSLSAPVPVEVIPSAASLAAKMLSAMGGTPVVREGVKKDGPVITDNGNWIIDCTFAEIPDPLALETDINNIPGVLSCGIFAEFTEKSKIVIGKKESAEIMLF